A portion of the Equus quagga isolate Etosha38 chromosome 17, UCLA_HA_Equagga_1.0, whole genome shotgun sequence genome contains these proteins:
- the LOC124228855 gene encoding nucleolin translates to MVKLAKAGKNQGDPKKMAPPPKEVEEESEDEEMSEDEDDESSGEEVVIPQKKGKKATTTPAKKVMVSPTKKVAVATPAKKAVVTPGKKAAALQAKKTVTPAKAVATPGKKGATPGKALVATPGKKGAATPAKGAKNGKNAKKEDSDEEDDDDSEEDEEDDEDEDEDEFEPAVMKAAAAAAPASDDEDDEEEDDDDDEDDDEEEEEEEEDEDDSEEEAMETTPAKGKKTAKAVPVKAKSTAEDEDDDEDEDDEEDEEEDDEDEDDDEEEDEDDEEEEEEEPVKEAPGKRKKEMAKQKAAPEAKKQKVEATEPTTSFNLFVGNLNFSKSAPELKTGISDIFAKNDLAVVDVRIGVSRKFGYVDFESAEDLEKALELTGLKVFGNEIKLEKPKGKDSKKDRDARTLLAKNLPYKVTQDELKEVFEDALEIRLVSKDGKSKGIAYIEFKTEADAEKTLEEKQGTEIDGRSISLYYTGEKGQSQDYRGGKNSTWSGESKTLVLSNLSYNATEETLQEVFEKATFIKVPQNQNGKSKGYAFIEFASFEDAKEALNSCNKREIEGRAIRLELQGPRGSPNARSQPSKTLFVKGLSEDTTEETLKESFDGSIRARIVTDRETGSSKGFGFVDFNSEEDAKAAKEAMEDGEIDGNKVTLDWAKPKGEGGFGGRGGGRGGFGGRGGGRGGRGGFGGRGRGGFGGRGGFRGGRGGGGDHKPQGKKTKFE, encoded by the exons GTTGTCATCCCTCAGAAAAAGGGCAAGAAGGCTACCACAACTCCAGCAAAGAAGGTGATGGTTTCCCCAACAAAAAAGGTTGCAGTTGCCACACCGGCCAAGAAAGCAGTTGTCACTCCTGGCAAAAAGGCAGCAGCTCTGCAGGCCAAGAAGACAGTTACACCAGCCAAAGCAGTAGCAACCCCTGGCAAGAAGGGAGCCACACCAGGCAAAGCATTGGTGGCAACCCCTGGTAAGAAAGGAGCAGCCACCCCAGCCAAGGGAGCAAAGAATGGCAAGAATGCCAAGAAAGAAGACAGTGATGAGGAAGATGACGACGACAGtgaagaggatgaggaggacGACGAAGATGAAGATGAGGATGAATTTGAGCCAGCCGTGATgaaagcagcagctgctgctgcccctgcctcgGATGACGaggatgatgaggaggaggacgATGACGACGATGAAGACGACgacgaggaagaggaggaggaggaggaggatgaagatg ACTCTGAAGAAGAAGCTATGGAGACCACACCagctaaaggaaagaaaactgcaAAGGCTGTTCCTGTGAAGGCCAAGAGCACAGCTGAGGATGAAGACGACGACGAGGATGAAGACGacgaggaggatgaggaggaagatgatgaggATGAGGACGATGAcgaagaggaagatgaggacgacgaggaggaggaagaggaag AGCCTGTCAAAGAAGCACCTGGAAAACGAAAGAAGGAAATGGCCAAACAGAAAGCAGCTCCCGAAGCCAAGAAGCAGAAAGTGGAAG CCACAGAACCAACTACatctttcaatctctttgttgGAAACCTGAACTTCAGCAAATCTGCTCCTGAATTAAAAACGGGTATCAGTGACATTTTTGCTAAAAATGATCTTGCTGTTGTGGACGTCAGAATTGGTGTGTCTAG GAAGTTTGGCTATGTGGATTTCGAATCTGCTGAAGACCTGGAAAAAGCCTTGGAACTCACCGGTTTAAAAGTCTTTGgcaatgaaattaaactagaaaaacCAAAGGGAAAAGACAGTAAGAAAG ATCGGGATGCCAGGACACTTTTGGCTAAAAATCTGCCTTACAAAGTTACTCAGGATGAATTAAAAGAAGTGTTTGAAGATGCTCTGGAGATCAGATTAGTCAGCAAGGATGGAAAGAGTAAAGG GATTGCTTATATTGAATTTAAAACAGAAGCTGATGCAGAGAAAACCTTGGAAGAAAAGCAGGGAACAGAGATAGATGGACGATCTATTTCCCTGTACTATACTGGAGAGAAAGGTCAAAGTCAAGACTACAGAGGTGGAAAGAATAGCACTTGGAGTG GTGAATCAAAAACTCTGGTTTTAAGCAACCTCTCCTATAATGCAACTGAAGAAACTCTTCAGGAAGTATTTGAGAAGGCAACTTTTATCAAAGTGCCCCAGAACCAAAACGGCAAATCTAAAGG GTATGCATTTATAGAATTTGCTTCATTTGAAGATGCTAAAGAAGCTTTAAATTCCTGTAATAAAAGGGAAATTGAGGGCAGAGCAATCAGGCTGGAGTTGCAAGGACCGAGGGGATCACCTAATGCAAGAAGCC AGCCATCCAAAACTCTGTTTGTCAAAGGGCTGTCTGAGGATACCACAGAAGAGACATTGAAGGAGTCGTTTGACGGCTCTATTCGTGCAAGAATAGTCACTGACCGGGAGACCGGATCCTCCAAAGG GTTTGGTTTTGTAGACTTCAACAGTGAAGAAGACGCCAAAGCCGCCAAGGAGGCTATGGAAGATGGTGAAATTGATGGAAACAAAGTTACTTTGGACTGGGCCAAGCCTAAGGGCGAAGGTGGATTTGGGGGCCgtggtggaggcagaggtggcTTTGGAGGCCGAGGTGGTGGCAGAGGAGGCCGAGGTGGATTCGGCGGCAGAGGCCGGGGAGGCTTTGGAG GGCGAGGAGGCTTccgaggaggcagaggaggaggaggagaccacAAGCCACAAGGAAAGAAGACGAAGTTTGAATAG
- the B3GNT7 gene encoding UDP-GlcNAc:betaGal beta-1,3-N-acetylglucosaminyltransferase 7 produces the protein MSPWKRTVYKTVCLSLALLVAITVFQRSLTPSQFLQESPPPTFEPQKAQKPSGHLVNPNSFWKNLKDVVTPMPTVSRGPQAWDVTTTNCSANVNLTHQPWFQSLEPHFRQFLLYRHCRYFPMLLNHPEKCSGDVYLLVVVKSVITQHDRREAIRQTWGREQESAGRGRGAVRTLFLLGTAAKQEERVHYQQLLAYEDRLYGDILQWDFLDSFFNLTLKEIHFLKWFDIYCPNVRFIFKGDDDVFVNPTNLLEFLAYWRPQEDLFVGDVLKHARPIRRKDNKYYIPGVLYSKPSYPPYAGGGGFLMAGSLAHRLHHACDTLELYPIDDVFLGMCLEVLGVQPTAHEGFKTFGISRNRNSRMNKEPCFFRSMLVVHKLLPPELLAMWRLVHGNLTCSRKLQVL, from the coding sequence GAAGAGAACCGTCTACAAGACTGTGTGCCTTTCCCTGGCCTTGCTTGTGGCCATAACAGTATTCCAGCGCAGTCTGACCCCCAGCCAGTTTCTGCAAGAGTCCCCGCCACCCACCTTCGAGCCACAAAAGGCCCAGAAACCAAGCGGACACCTGGTGAACCCCAACAGCTTCTGGAAGAACCTGAAGGATGTGGTCACCCCCATGCCCACCGTCTCCCGGGGGCCCCAGGCCTGGGACGTGACCACCACTAACTGCTCAGCCAACGTCAACCTGACCCACCAGCCCTGGTTCCAGAGCCTGGAGCCACACTTCCGGCAGTTTCTGCTCTATCGGCACTGCCGGTACTTCCCCATGTTGCTGAACCATCCGGAGAAGTGCAGCGGCGACGTCTACTTGCTGGTGGTGGTGAAGTCGGTCATCACGCAGCACGACCGTCGCGAGGCCATCCGCCAGACCTGGGGCCGGGAGCAGGAGTCGGCGGGCAGGGGCCGCGGCGCCGTGCGCACGCTCTTCCTTCTGGGCACAGCGGCCAAGCAGGAGGAGCGGGTCCATTACCAGCAGCTGCTGGCCTACGAGGACCGTCTCTACGGGGACATCCTGCAGTGGGACTTTCTGGACAGCTTCTTCAACTTGACCCTCAAGGAGATCCACTTCCTCAAGTGGTTTGACATTTACTGCCCCAACGTCCGCTTCATCTTCAAAGGTGACGATGACGTCTTCGTCAACCCCACGAATCTGCTCGAATTTCTGGCTTACTGGCGGCCACAGGAAGACCTCTTTGTGGGCGATGTCCTGAAGCACGCTCGGCCCATCCGCAGGAAAGATAACAAATACTACATCCCGGGTGTCCTGTACAGCAAGCCCAGCTACCCGCCCTATGCAGGCGGAGGTGGCTTCCTCATGGCCGGCAGCCTGGCCCACCGCCTGCACCACGCCTGTGACACCCTGGAGCTCTACCCCATCGACGACGTCTTCCTGGGCATGTGCCTGGAGGTGCTGGGCGTGCAGCCCACCGCCCACGAGGGCTTTAAGACTTTCGGCATCTCGCGGAACCGCAATAGCCGCATGAACAAGGAGCCCTGCTTCTTCCGCTCCATGCTCGTTGTGCACAAGCTGCTGCCCCCCGAGCTGCTGGCCATGTGGAGGCTGGTGCACGGCAACCTCACCTGCTCCCGCAAGCTCCAGGTGCTCTGA